In one window of Saprospiraceae bacterium DNA:
- a CDS encoding TonB-dependent receptor, with protein sequence MNQRLNLVFFLLQFSILAAQVQPGVLQGVVLDSRSKKPVSDVLVSCGAFLTHTNQEGMFHLIERLQDSIIRFNLVGYEEYAINLSEISKGPVLLTEKFLLLSTTVVSASKYERPIAESTVSMSVVGKELPNRLNSLSGEKALDRISGVQIIDGQANIRGGSGYSYGAGSRVMLLMDDLPMMQQDAANPYWNDLPFESIGQIEVIKGAASALYGSSAMNGVVHFRSVTPGLEPYTSITATSGIYLKPGNGKEWWGKNGELSLPFENYYAIVHRRKKARWDYSLNSSFDHKKGFNKDNNSENFRLNGIFRYRLTDSLLLSLGLNANGGSSSDFFYWLDNGLYQGAESAATRSDKLRFTIDPKLSYHDRKGFHHKLLGRYYNIFNGADNNQENKSHHAYLEYQLRKNLKVLKIDLQAGAVWNATWTKAQLYSDTSFSLGNQSLFLQLERRFGKRFILNAGIRYERYESNGPGLLGGEEVARKTDDDRFIYRAGLNYNIWNAGYLRMSVGEGFRFPSLAEKYIETTAGGLRIVPNTKLESEHGWNYELGLRQGWLIGNIKGMIDLAYFDSRYYDMMEFVLNNQLQFQSRNIGNTQISGFEVEFYINQSLLNFNWTLSGGYTRIDPKYREFDLSGKQLAINEREFGTIGQQNAANSSSFENILKYRSKDLLRMDFQLDFSGFYMGYAFQYVSHVEAIDWLFQVTLFIKGINDFRQIHDHGYRIHDFRVGTNWGPWNLQLNVNNLTNEIYTTRPGLMEAPRNMSLKIVYTL encoded by the coding sequence ATGAATCAAAGACTCAATCTTGTATTTTTTTTATTGCAGTTTTCGATTTTAGCTGCACAGGTGCAGCCAGGGGTGCTTCAGGGAGTCGTTCTGGATTCGCGGAGTAAGAAGCCAGTTTCCGATGTGCTCGTCAGTTGCGGAGCATTCCTAACCCATACCAATCAGGAAGGCATGTTTCATTTGATTGAAAGATTACAAGACTCCATCATCAGGTTTAATTTAGTGGGCTATGAAGAATATGCTATAAATCTTTCTGAAATTTCGAAAGGCCCGGTGCTGCTCACTGAAAAGTTTTTATTGTTATCAACCACTGTGGTGAGTGCCTCTAAATACGAAAGACCTATAGCTGAATCCACGGTTTCCATGAGTGTTGTAGGAAAAGAACTGCCCAACCGGTTAAATTCGCTGAGTGGTGAAAAAGCATTGGACAGGATCAGTGGGGTACAGATTATCGACGGACAAGCCAACATCAGAGGGGGGTCTGGATACAGTTATGGTGCAGGAAGCAGAGTGATGTTGCTCATGGATGACCTGCCGATGATGCAACAGGATGCAGCAAATCCCTATTGGAATGACCTGCCATTTGAATCTATCGGTCAAATTGAAGTCATTAAGGGAGCAGCTTCTGCATTGTATGGAAGCTCTGCAATGAATGGGGTGGTGCATTTCCGTTCTGTTACTCCCGGACTCGAACCCTATACTTCGATTACAGCGACATCAGGTATTTATCTGAAGCCTGGCAATGGAAAAGAATGGTGGGGAAAAAATGGAGAGCTGTCACTTCCTTTTGAAAACTACTATGCCATTGTTCATAGGAGAAAAAAAGCCCGTTGGGACTATTCCCTTAATTCGAGTTTTGATCACAAGAAAGGATTTAACAAGGACAACAACTCGGAAAATTTCAGACTGAATGGCATTTTTAGGTACCGTTTAACGGATAGTTTGTTGTTGTCTCTCGGGCTCAATGCCAATGGAGGCTCCAGCAGTGATTTTTTTTACTGGCTTGATAATGGATTGTATCAGGGTGCAGAATCTGCTGCTACCCGAAGCGATAAACTGCGCTTCACGATTGACCCAAAGCTTAGTTATCACGATCGAAAAGGATTTCATCATAAGTTGCTTGGAAGGTATTACAACATATTTAATGGAGCTGACAACAACCAGGAAAATAAAAGTCATCATGCTTATTTGGAATACCAATTGAGAAAAAACCTGAAAGTTTTAAAAATAGATTTACAAGCCGGTGCTGTATGGAATGCTACGTGGACAAAGGCTCAATTATACAGCGATACCAGTTTTAGCCTGGGAAACCAATCTTTGTTTTTACAATTGGAAAGACGATTTGGCAAGCGATTTATTTTAAATGCCGGCATTCGTTATGAAAGATATGAATCGAATGGTCCTGGCTTGTTGGGTGGCGAGGAAGTTGCCCGAAAAACGGATGATGATCGATTTATATACAGGGCAGGACTGAACTATAATATCTGGAATGCAGGATATCTCCGAATGTCAGTAGGAGAGGGATTCCGGTTTCCTTCACTTGCGGAAAAATATATCGAAACCACCGCCGGAGGATTGCGCATCGTCCCCAATACTAAATTGGAATCAGAACACGGCTGGAATTACGAACTGGGTCTCCGTCAGGGATGGCTTATAGGAAATATCAAAGGCATGATCGATCTGGCTTATTTCGATTCGCGTTATTACGATATGATGGAATTTGTTTTAAATAATCAACTACAATTTCAATCCAGGAATATTGGCAACACCCAAATTAGCGGATTCGAAGTGGAATTTTACATAAATCAGTCTCTTTTAAATTTCAATTGGACACTCAGTGGTGGTTACACCCGGATTGATCCGAAATATCGCGAATTTGACCTTTCCGGAAAGCAATTGGCCATTAATGAAAGAGAATTTGGCACCATTGGACAGCAAAATGCCGCCAATTCAAGTTCATTTGAAAATATCCTGAAATACCGTTCGAAAGATTTACTCCGAATGGATTTTCAACTGGATTTTTCGGGATTTTATATGGGCTATGCATTTCAATATGTGTCGCATGTAGAGGCGATCGATTGGCTTTTTCAGGTCACACTTTTCATAAAGGGAATAAATGATTTCCGGCAAATTCACGATCACGGTTACCGAATTCACGACTTTAGAGTGGGAACAAATTGGGGGCCATGGAATTTGCAGCTGAATGTCAACAATCTGACAAATGAAATTTATACAACCAGACCAGGCTTGATGGAAGCACCCAGAAATATGAGCCTTAAAATAGTTTATACTTTATAA
- a CDS encoding T9SS type A sorting domain-containing protein, translated as MMKQYTISILLSLFTISIDAQACLPDSTLKDSSAGVFPRPITPENPNGGITKKACINKPYEFTLTVVVPDTVQIPILPAPLPLEKVAIDTANAISNLPVGISYSCNPPNCIFKKNELGCLILNGTPTDVNTPGDYKPIIKLKLTVNVGVPFDYTTEYPGPAFPGEYILQLQAENDCASAAKNFSQFKNSWYPNPLTGNILYSDSHAESVKVYNSQMQLLKNTSSLKSNLIELDQDLESGIYFIFWSEKERYYYQKIIVL; from the coding sequence ATGATGAAACAATATACAATTTCTATCCTATTAAGCTTATTTACTATTTCCATAGATGCTCAGGCATGCCTGCCAGACAGCACTTTAAAAGATTCTTCTGCTGGTGTTTTTCCCAGGCCGATCACCCCAGAAAATCCCAATGGCGGAATCACGAAAAAAGCTTGTATCAATAAACCCTACGAATTCACACTAACCGTAGTCGTTCCGGATACCGTTCAAATACCTATTTTACCCGCTCCTCTCCCCCTGGAAAAAGTGGCGATAGATACAGCAAATGCCATTTCCAATTTACCGGTTGGAATTTCCTACAGTTGCAATCCTCCCAATTGCATTTTCAAAAAGAATGAACTGGGATGTTTAATCCTCAATGGAACGCCCACGGATGTTAATACACCGGGAGATTACAAACCCATAATCAAGTTAAAACTCACAGTCAACGTCGGGGTACCATTTGACTACACCACCGAATATCCGGGTCCTGCATTTCCGGGTGAATACATTCTTCAATTGCAAGCCGAAAATGATTGTGCATCTGCTGCTAAAAATTTTAGCCAATTTAAAAATTCATGGTATCCAAACCCGCTGACGGGAAATATTTTATACTCCGATTCACATGCTGAGTCTGTTAAAGTCTACAACAGTCAGATGCAGCTCCTTAAAAATACAAGTTCGTTAAAATCAAATTTAATCGAGTTAGACCAGGATTTAGAGTCTGGAATTTATTTTATTTTCTGGTCAGAAAAAGAGAGATATTACTATCAGAAGATCATTGTGCTTTGA
- the mutS gene encoding DNA mismatch repair protein MutS translates to MKGQQLLFEVNTMTPLMEQYYAMKAKHPDALLLYRVGDFYETFGEDAITSSKVLGIVLTKRNNGGSDIELAGFPHHSLDVYLPKLVRAGFRVALCEQLEKPSKGKKVVKRGITDVITPGVTTDDKLLDTRKNNFLASLNISSAIIGIALADVSTGEFFLSEGDVPYIKKLLESFNPSEIIISKYRIAEFEKIFGDQFYTYGLEDWIFQGDFGKNKLLDHFKVGSLKGFGIEGYNSGQIAAGVILHYLDSTETKNPSHLSSISRLSNDEFVWMDRFTIRNLELVEPIHPEGNTLLSIIDRTQTPMGSRMLRKWIVLPLIDAGKIQSRLDMVESVLVDAKLMEELSSLLHQFGDLERLVSKIPLRRISPREINHIKKCLLILKPLKSLLEKQENPGLRSLGLHFQNCDELCEVIQKQLSENAPNTSNKGGIFTSGFSPELDELKYVLTNSKDLLVEIQVKEAVSTGINNLKVGYNSVFGYYLEVTNKFKNQGLVPDHWIRKQTMSTGERYVTEELKTLEVKILGAEERIIQIEEELFEKLLDLIQEYVLPLQQNAKNIASIDVIHSFAKTAQELNFTKPFMDDSKIIDIREGRHPVIENQLADGEHYIPNDIYLDSDDQQILMITGPNMSGKSALLRQTALICLLAQIGSYVPAKEARLGVIDRIFTRVGASDNISSGESTFMVEMNETSSILNNLSDRSLILLDEIGRGTSTYDGISIAWSIAEFLHNLTDKRPKTLFATHYHELNELAEYLPRIHNFHVATQELNNKVIFLRKLIQGGSEHSFGIHVAQMAGMPRVVVNRANQILESLEEKRSTGPNISNIQKNHEIIPTDDSSAEKQKLIQEIFNLDLNTLSPIECMMKLAEIQKQLSSIT, encoded by the coding sequence ATGAAAGGCCAGCAGCTGCTCTTTGAAGTAAATACCATGACTCCCTTGATGGAGCAATATTATGCCATGAAGGCCAAGCACCCCGATGCGCTATTGCTCTATCGCGTTGGTGATTTTTACGAGACCTTTGGAGAAGATGCCATTACGAGCTCAAAAGTATTGGGTATTGTGCTGACCAAAAGAAATAACGGGGGTTCTGATATTGAGCTTGCCGGCTTCCCGCATCACTCTCTGGATGTTTACCTGCCGAAACTTGTTCGTGCCGGGTTCCGGGTAGCTCTTTGCGAGCAATTGGAGAAACCTTCTAAAGGTAAAAAGGTGGTCAAACGAGGGATAACGGATGTGATCACTCCGGGAGTTACGACAGACGACAAATTGCTCGACACGCGAAAAAATAATTTTCTTGCATCTCTGAATATTTCCTCAGCAATTATTGGCATCGCACTTGCCGATGTTTCTACCGGCGAATTCTTTTTATCCGAAGGTGACGTTCCCTACATTAAAAAATTACTGGAAAGCTTTAATCCGTCTGAAATCATTATTTCCAAATACAGAATTGCCGAATTTGAAAAAATATTTGGAGATCAATTCTACACTTACGGTTTAGAGGATTGGATCTTCCAGGGTGATTTTGGAAAAAATAAATTACTGGACCATTTTAAAGTTGGTAGTCTCAAAGGATTTGGTATTGAAGGTTACAACAGTGGTCAGATAGCAGCTGGTGTTATTTTACATTATCTGGATTCCACCGAAACTAAAAATCCATCGCATCTGTCAAGCATCAGCAGATTATCGAATGATGAGTTCGTATGGATGGATCGTTTTACGATCCGCAACCTGGAATTGGTTGAACCCATTCACCCGGAAGGCAATACTTTATTGTCTATCATCGATCGCACACAAACCCCCATGGGATCGAGGATGCTGAGAAAATGGATCGTATTACCACTGATCGATGCCGGAAAGATCCAATCCAGACTCGACATGGTCGAAAGCGTTTTAGTTGATGCGAAACTCATGGAGGAATTATCGTCGCTGCTTCATCAATTTGGCGATCTGGAAAGATTGGTCTCGAAAATTCCGTTGCGTAGAATTTCGCCCAGGGAAATCAACCATATTAAAAAATGCCTGCTTATTTTAAAACCATTAAAATCCTTATTGGAAAAACAGGAAAACCCTGGTCTCCGATCGCTTGGACTTCATTTTCAGAATTGCGATGAGTTATGTGAAGTCATTCAAAAGCAATTATCAGAAAATGCGCCAAACACCAGCAACAAAGGAGGAATTTTTACTTCTGGTTTTTCTCCGGAGTTGGATGAACTAAAATATGTACTCACCAATTCAAAAGATCTACTGGTAGAAATACAGGTTAAAGAAGCTGTATCTACGGGGATCAATAATTTGAAAGTTGGTTACAATTCTGTCTTTGGTTACTATCTGGAGGTGACCAATAAATTTAAGAATCAGGGGCTCGTTCCGGATCATTGGATTCGCAAACAAACCATGTCGACGGGTGAAAGATATGTGACTGAAGAACTCAAAACTTTGGAAGTAAAAATTCTTGGTGCAGAAGAGCGCATCATTCAAATCGAGGAAGAGTTGTTTGAAAAACTCCTGGATTTGATCCAGGAATATGTCTTACCACTCCAGCAAAATGCAAAAAACATTGCAAGCATTGATGTTATCCATTCCTTTGCAAAAACTGCGCAGGAATTGAATTTTACCAAACCCTTTATGGACGACAGTAAAATTATCGACATCCGCGAAGGAAGGCATCCCGTTATTGAAAATCAATTGGCCGATGGAGAACATTACATCCCCAACGATATCTATTTAGATTCGGATGACCAGCAAATACTCATGATCACCGGACCAAACATGTCCGGAAAATCTGCATTATTGCGTCAAACCGCACTCATTTGTCTGCTTGCACAAATTGGATCTTATGTTCCTGCAAAAGAAGCCAGATTGGGTGTGATCGACAGAATTTTTACAAGAGTTGGAGCCAGCGACAACATCTCATCGGGCGAGTCGACATTTATGGTAGAGATGAATGAAACATCATCCATACTCAACAATTTGTCTGATCGATCCCTTATTTTACTCGATGAAATCGGACGTGGGACCAGCACTTACGATGGCATTTCCATTGCCTGGTCCATCGCCGAATTTCTTCACAACCTAACTGATAAAAGACCCAAGACTTTGTTTGCTACACATTATCACGAGCTCAACGAACTGGCGGAATACCTTCCGCGTATTCATAACTTCCATGTAGCGACCCAAGAGTTAAATAATAAAGTCATCTTCTTAAGAAAACTTATTCAAGGAGGGAGCGAACACTCTTTTGGAATTCACGTTGCTCAGATGGCCGGTATGCCTCGCGTTGTGGTTAACCGGGCAAACCAAATTTTGGAAAGTCTGGAAGAAAAAAGATCAACCGGACCCAATATTTCAAATATTCAAAAAAATCATGAAATCATTCCAACAGATGATTCATCTGCAGAAAAACAAAAACTCATCCAAGAAATTTTCAATCTAGATCTCAACACTTTGTCACCAATTGAATGCATGATGAAACTGGCGGAGATACAAAAACAACTGTCCTCAATAACATAA
- a CDS encoding T9SS type A sorting domain-containing protein: MKGFYLFLILMVFSLRSNGQLAEGATAPDFSVQDINGNSYSLYDMMEPNKAACLDFMATWCGPCWTFKSSGVLEQVYNNLGSETTVIMIEGDWNTNTNCLYGPSGCNNSTQGNWVAGTPYPITDLSSTNGPSVMSDYQIAFYPTLYIISPDKRAWMNKSRTYQEYVNWIQKSFKLNATASVTHSTCGDNGKVTLATTGGHSVLKYKWSNGATTKDLNNMPGGTYGVTVTDLNGYFKEFGPWTVNGPSKRVELTQSNLTHINCFGDATGKIEVESDFGTPPYRYNWSNGKNTKDIEDVIAGNYAVTVTDDNNCTTTKAFTLTQPSLLKLTTSSKMEVCSGMNGSILAKGTGGVPPYNYDIGEGIQGSPYFEGLIGGKDYYVTITDTKGCDEVSSVYVGVTIKPEASAGSDKDLECKSEFVLIDGSLSDDGPEILYEWTTTNGRIIKGADEKIAEADLPGKYYIKVRNVVNSCVAYDSMEIIDVREYPDISMVGDSVINCKISEVKLTGSSKDPQVVFFWTKKDDSLFIEKSQELKSTETGDYILHVKDTVNLCVSKDTVQVSKDLEVPVATAQTERDLSCIYSEVGLDGSASSSGPEFSYAWSTLDGNIKSGANTLYPNVDKKGTYELLVSNSRNFCFSSATTEVFEQTQLTSEFNQTIDKRLVSFQDLTNGLPVKWAWDFGDGKTSLLQNPVHDYSADGEYEVCLTTENDCGTHQLCKKILIEIASALTLVNYEQGNVSCFDGNDGYINLNVQGGVPPYTFVWSTSETSQNVKNLKAGQYEVEIADNQGTKILKSFVIKEPLQIKTQDVKITHSNAGANNGRIELELFGGILPYRYQWSNGNLDNPAINLSAGTYMCTVTDANNCEIVFGPYEVKELVAASDVDWIKKFYIQPNPGNQSRLFIELKNNLPYALSVSDIYGRSIQDYKLLKKVSDREFELGSEEIESGIYFIRLQQGSKQQMIRWIRVK, from the coding sequence ATGAAAGGATTTTACCTGTTCCTGATTTTAATGGTTTTTAGTTTAAGATCCAATGGACAACTTGCAGAAGGAGCAACCGCTCCTGATTTTTCTGTGCAGGATATCAATGGAAATAGTTACAGTCTGTACGACATGATGGAACCCAACAAGGCTGCTTGTCTGGACTTTATGGCTACCTGGTGCGGACCTTGCTGGACTTTCAAATCCAGTGGGGTATTGGAACAGGTTTACAATAATTTAGGTTCAGAAACTACGGTGATCATGATTGAAGGGGACTGGAATACGAACACCAATTGTTTGTATGGTCCATCCGGTTGCAACAATTCCACGCAAGGCAATTGGGTAGCAGGTACACCTTATCCCATAACTGATTTATCGTCGACCAACGGTCCTTCGGTGATGAGTGATTACCAGATTGCTTTTTATCCGACGCTTTATATTATATCTCCGGATAAAAGAGCCTGGATGAACAAGAGCAGAACCTATCAGGAATATGTCAATTGGATACAAAAAAGCTTTAAATTAAATGCTACAGCTTCAGTGACACATTCGACTTGTGGCGATAATGGTAAGGTCACGCTTGCAACAACAGGTGGTCACAGTGTGCTGAAATACAAATGGAGCAATGGAGCCACCACCAAAGATTTAAACAACATGCCCGGAGGTACTTATGGAGTAACCGTAACGGATCTGAATGGTTATTTTAAAGAGTTCGGGCCCTGGACCGTGAATGGTCCATCTAAACGGGTTGAATTGACTCAATCCAATTTAACGCATATCAATTGCTTTGGAGATGCAACCGGTAAAATTGAAGTTGAGTCTGATTTTGGTACGCCACCGTATAGGTACAATTGGTCGAATGGAAAAAATACAAAAGATATCGAAGATGTCATCGCCGGTAATTATGCTGTGACGGTTACGGATGATAATAATTGTACAACTACAAAAGCCTTTACCTTAACACAACCATCTTTATTGAAACTCACAACGAGTTCCAAAATGGAAGTATGCAGCGGAATGAATGGCAGTATTCTTGCCAAAGGAACAGGAGGTGTGCCACCCTATAATTATGACATAGGAGAAGGAATACAAGGCAGTCCCTATTTCGAAGGCTTGATTGGCGGTAAAGACTACTATGTAACGATAACCGATACCAAGGGCTGCGACGAAGTGTCGAGTGTCTATGTAGGTGTTACCATTAAACCAGAGGCAAGTGCCGGCAGTGACAAAGATCTGGAATGTAAAAGCGAATTTGTATTGATAGATGGATCTTTATCTGATGATGGTCCTGAAATATTATACGAATGGACTACTACGAATGGTAGAATAATTAAAGGAGCTGATGAAAAAATAGCCGAAGCGGATTTACCTGGAAAATATTACATAAAAGTAAGAAATGTTGTAAACAGTTGCGTTGCATACGATTCTATGGAAATCATCGACGTGCGGGAATATCCGGATATCAGCATGGTTGGGGATTCAGTCATCAATTGTAAAATTTCAGAAGTCAAATTGACGGGCTCCAGTAAAGACCCGCAAGTTGTATTCTTCTGGACAAAAAAGGACGATTCACTGTTTATTGAAAAATCTCAAGAATTAAAATCAACCGAAACAGGAGATTATATTTTACATGTAAAGGATACTGTTAATCTTTGTGTGAGTAAGGATACTGTTCAAGTTTCTAAAGATTTGGAAGTGCCAGTGGCCACCGCACAAACAGAGCGCGATTTAAGTTGCATTTATTCAGAAGTTGGTTTGGATGGAAGTGCTTCATCGTCGGGTCCTGAATTTTCTTATGCATGGAGCACTCTTGATGGAAATATAAAAAGTGGAGCAAATACGCTTTATCCGAATGTCGATAAAAAAGGAACTTATGAGCTTCTTGTAAGCAATTCCAGAAATTTCTGTTTCAGTTCGGCTACAACCGAAGTATTTGAACAAACCCAATTGACATCCGAATTTAATCAAACCATCGACAAACGCCTTGTGTCTTTTCAAGACTTAACAAATGGACTCCCTGTGAAATGGGCTTGGGATTTTGGAGATGGTAAAACCAGTCTGTTGCAAAATCCTGTTCATGACTACAGTGCAGATGGCGAATACGAGGTTTGTTTAACGACTGAAAATGATTGCGGAACTCATCAGCTTTGTAAAAAAATACTGATTGAAATTGCATCGGCCTTGACGCTGGTGAATTACGAACAAGGAAATGTAAGTTGCTTTGATGGAAATGATGGATATATAAATTTAAATGTTCAGGGGGGTGTGCCACCATATACATTTGTTTGGAGTACATCTGAAACCAGTCAAAATGTCAAGAATTTGAAAGCTGGTCAGTATGAAGTTGAAATTGCGGATAATCAGGGTACTAAAATATTGAAAAGCTTTGTGATTAAAGAACCACTTCAGATTAAAACTCAGGATGTTAAAATAACGCATTCCAATGCCGGTGCGAACAATGGGCGTATTGAACTTGAATTATTTGGGGGTATATTGCCTTATCGCTATCAATGGAGCAATGGAAACTTGGATAATCCCGCGATCAATTTATCTGCAGGCACTTATATGTGCACGGTTACCGATGCGAATAACTGCGAAATCGTTTTTGGTCCTTATGAAGTTAAGGAACTTGTTGCCGCTTCTGATGTGGATTGGATAAAGAAATTTTATATTCAACCCAATCCTGGTAACCAATCAAGGCTGTTTATAGAATTAAAAAACAATTTGCCTTATGCGCTGTCGGTTTCAGATATTTATGGCCGAAGTATCCAAGATTATAAATTGTTGAAAAAAGTTTCGGACCGTGAATTTGAGTTGGGTTCGGAGGAGATTGAATCCGGAATTTATTTTATCAGATTGCAACAGGGTTCTAAACAGCAAATGATTCGTTGGATCCGTGTAAAGTAA
- the ffh gene encoding signal recognition particle protein, with the protein MFENLNERLEQAFKVLKGSARLTELNIAESVKDIRRALVEADVNYKIAKEFTDKVKDKALGTENILKSVKPGELMVKIVLDELVELMGSQAEGLNLTGKPCVILIAGLQGSGKTTFSGKLALFLKSKKTKKVLLTACDVYRPAAIDQLTVLGESIEVEVFKNPEIKDPIAIANQAVQYAKEQGIDVVIVDTAGRTSVDEEMMDEIEGLKLALQPAETLFVVDSMTGQDAVNTALAFHHRIQFDGVVLTKLDGDTRGGAALSVKYTVGKPIKFVSTGEKLDALDVFYPDRMAQRILGMGDIVSLVEKAQEQFDEAEAKKMEKKIRQNKFDFNDFLGQVQQIKKMGDVNQLLGMIPGMGKMTKDVQIDNNAFSKVEAIIQSMTPQERANPELLNMSRKTRISKGCGRNLHEVNAFIKQFEEMRKMMFMMSKGQGMGNMMQQMRNMRR; encoded by the coding sequence ATGTTTGAAAATCTAAATGAACGCCTGGAGCAGGCCTTTAAGGTGCTGAAGGGAAGTGCGAGGCTGACGGAGCTGAACATCGCTGAATCGGTAAAAGACATCCGCCGCGCATTGGTAGAAGCTGATGTAAACTATAAAATAGCTAAAGAATTCACAGATAAGGTTAAAGACAAAGCTTTAGGGACTGAGAATATTTTGAAATCCGTCAAACCCGGGGAATTGATGGTGAAGATCGTACTCGATGAGCTCGTCGAGTTGATGGGAAGCCAGGCCGAAGGATTGAATTTGACGGGAAAGCCTTGCGTCATCCTTATCGCAGGTTTACAGGGTTCCGGTAAAACGACTTTTTCCGGGAAACTGGCTTTGTTTCTGAAGTCAAAAAAGACTAAAAAAGTATTGCTAACCGCCTGTGATGTTTACAGGCCGGCTGCGATCGATCAATTGACTGTCCTTGGAGAAAGTATAGAGGTTGAGGTATTCAAAAACCCGGAAATTAAAGATCCGATTGCGATTGCAAACCAGGCTGTCCAGTATGCCAAAGAACAGGGAATTGATGTGGTGATCGTCGATACTGCAGGCCGGACCTCGGTTGATGAGGAAATGATGGACGAAATTGAGGGATTGAAACTCGCTTTGCAGCCTGCTGAAACCCTTTTTGTTGTGGATTCCATGACCGGTCAGGATGCCGTCAATACAGCTTTGGCTTTTCATCACAGGATCCAGTTCGATGGAGTTGTGCTAACCAAACTGGATGGCGACACGAGAGGTGGGGCTGCCTTATCGGTTAAATATACCGTTGGTAAGCCGATCAAGTTTGTATCCACTGGCGAGAAACTCGATGCGCTGGATGTATTCTACCCGGATCGTATGGCTCAACGCATACTCGGCATGGGTGATATCGTGAGCCTTGTAGAAAAGGCCCAGGAGCAATTTGATGAGGCGGAGGCCAAGAAAATGGAAAAAAAGATCCGGCAAAATAAATTTGATTTTAACGATTTTCTGGGTCAGGTACAACAAATCAAGAAAATGGGAGACGTCAATCAATTACTCGGCATGATTCCCGGCATGGGCAAAATGACCAAAGATGTGCAGATTGACAACAATGCCTTCTCCAAAGTGGAGGCCATCATACAGTCCATGACGCCACAAGAAAGAGCAAATCCCGAATTGCTCAACATGTCCCGTAAAACGCGAATTTCAAAGGGTTGTGGAAGGAATCTTCACGAAGTGAATGCATTCATCAAACAATTCGAAGAAATGCGAAAAATGATGTTTATGATGTCTAAAGGGCAGGGTATGGGAAATATGATGCAACAAATGAGAAATATGCGCAGGTAA
- a CDS encoding ATP-binding cassette domain-containing protein: MVFPVVEASNFGLLLNDVAVLEDAEFKLHEGQWHEITGKPNAGKSTILKSFMGQYYQCTGHLKVLGYSLFPLNREDARILRRKIGFVHQLPMLLMDKTIRVNLNMALQAAERVSSEPDDQIIIQMLKEVGLAEKLITPIQDLSFTEITIINVLRSLMIKPKLLIIDQVLEYLASDYRSKIVAMIHDAMNKDKICVLSTSYNALPDLPFDTIKFKLESGKLLSIK, encoded by the coding sequence ATGGTTTTCCCTGTTGTTGAGGCATCTAATTTCGGTTTGTTATTGAATGATGTGGCTGTTTTGGAAGATGCTGAATTTAAATTGCATGAAGGACAGTGGCACGAAATTACAGGCAAACCCAACGCAGGTAAATCGACCATTTTGAAATCTTTTATGGGCCAGTACTATCAATGTACAGGTCATTTGAAAGTTTTGGGTTATTCCCTGTTTCCTTTAAATCGCGAGGATGCCAGGATTTTACGAAGAAAGATAGGTTTTGTTCACCAATTGCCCATGTTGCTGATGGACAAGACCATTCGCGTTAATCTCAACATGGCTTTACAGGCTGCAGAGCGGGTTAGCAGCGAGCCCGATGATCAGATCATTATTCAAATGTTGAAAGAAGTAGGCCTCGCGGAGAAATTAATAACTCCAATTCAGGATTTATCATTTACTGAAATAACGATCATTAATGTGCTAAGAAGCCTGATGATAAAGCCAAAATTGTTAATTATTGACCAGGTACTGGAGTATTTGGCATCAGATTACAGGTCGAAAATAGTGGCCATGATACATGACGCCATGAATAAAGATAAGATCTGTGTGTTGAGCACTTCCTATAATGCATTACCAGACCTTCCCTTTGATACCATTAAATTTAAATTGGAATCGGGCAAATTGCTTTCCATAAAGTAA